A genomic window from Cupriavidus basilensis includes:
- the cobO gene encoding cob(I)yrinic acid a,c-diamide adenosyltransferase, whose protein sequence is MTEPKAIETSTSEDAARDERHKARMLRKKDVVDAKIAAAQDERGVIVITTGNGKGKSSSGFGMVVRALGHGMQAGVVQFIKGAIPSGEELFLRRFPEQCAFHVMGEGYTWETQDRARDVAKAQAAWEVARSLLRDPSIGLVLLDELNIALKLHYLDVDTVIADLRARPPMQHVVITGRGAPPALIEAADTVTDMTPVKHAFQQGIKAQRGVEM, encoded by the coding sequence ATGACTGAACCCAAAGCTATTGAAACTTCCACGTCGGAAGATGCCGCCCGCGACGAGCGGCACAAGGCGCGCATGCTGCGCAAGAAGGATGTCGTGGACGCCAAGATCGCCGCGGCGCAGGACGAGCGCGGCGTGATCGTCATCACCACCGGCAACGGCAAGGGCAAGTCCAGCTCCGGCTTTGGCATGGTGGTGCGCGCGCTTGGCCATGGCATGCAGGCCGGCGTGGTGCAATTCATCAAAGGCGCGATTCCCAGCGGCGAGGAACTGTTCCTGCGGCGCTTTCCGGAGCAGTGCGCCTTCCATGTGATGGGCGAAGGCTACACCTGGGAGACGCAGGATCGCGCACGCGACGTGGCCAAGGCCCAGGCCGCGTGGGAGGTGGCGCGCTCGCTGCTGCGCGACCCGTCGATCGGGCTGGTGCTGCTGGACGAGCTCAATATCGCGCTCAAGCTGCACTACCTGGATGTCGACACCGTCATCGCCGACCTGCGTGCCCGCCCGCCGATGCAGCACGTGGTCATCACCGGCCGTGGCGCGCCGCCCGCGCTGATCGAGGCGGCGGATACCGTGACGGACATGACGCCGGTCAAGCATGCGTTTCAGCAAGGCATCAAGGCCCAACGTGGCGTCGAGATGTAA
- a CDS encoding ABC transporter ATP-binding protein, which produces MPTWNEPVCACPSLVLQSLQLRAGARALLDGLSLSMQAGELWCVVGPNGVGKSTLMSVLAGLRKPDGGVVLLDGRAPLETPPAALALRRAYLPQAVHDTFSMSVRDAVAVGRHPHLSGWGWAGREDDAVVAAVMREMDLDALAGRDVLTLSGGERQRVSLAATLAQQAPLLMLDEPAAHLDLRHQIMVLETLARLTRAGRHAIVVILHDLNLARRYATHALLLAEDGLCLHGPAAQVLTPAHCSHALRTPIVSVSDGRHTALIADGAPSPAPDETQHD; this is translated from the coding sequence ATGCCGACCTGGAACGAACCCGTCTGCGCTTGTCCTTCGCTGGTGCTGCAGTCCTTGCAGTTGCGCGCCGGCGCGCGTGCGTTGCTTGATGGCTTGAGCCTGTCCATGCAGGCGGGCGAGCTGTGGTGCGTCGTGGGTCCGAACGGTGTCGGCAAGTCCACGCTGATGTCGGTGCTGGCCGGGCTGCGCAAGCCGGACGGCGGCGTGGTGCTGCTGGATGGCCGCGCGCCGCTGGAGACGCCGCCCGCGGCCCTGGCATTGCGCCGCGCCTACCTGCCTCAGGCGGTGCACGACACCTTCTCGATGTCGGTGCGCGACGCCGTGGCGGTGGGCCGTCACCCGCATCTCTCCGGCTGGGGCTGGGCCGGCCGCGAGGACGACGCGGTGGTTGCGGCAGTGATGCGCGAGATGGATCTCGATGCGCTGGCCGGGCGCGATGTGCTGACCCTGTCCGGCGGCGAGCGCCAGCGCGTTTCGCTGGCCGCCACGCTGGCGCAACAGGCGCCGCTGCTGATGTTGGACGAACCCGCCGCCCACCTCGACCTGCGCCACCAGATCATGGTGCTGGAAACGCTGGCCCGGCTGACACGCGCCGGCCGCCACGCCATCGTGGTGATCCTGCACGACCTTAACCTGGCGCGGCGCTACGCGACCCATGCTTTGCTGCTGGCCGAAGACGGCCTGTGCCTGCATGGCCCCGCCGCGCAGGTCCTGACCCCCGCGCATTGCTCGCACGCGCTGCGCACGCCCATTGTCAGCGTCAGCGACGGCCGCCATACCGCGCTGATTGCCGACGGGGCGCCTTCTCCCGCACCAGACGAAACCCAACATGACTGA
- a CDS encoding FecCD family ABC transporter permease, which yields MRRALAIWLMLAAAGVAVFLLSLAVGSVPLSGAQVWHALCGGADDTAGAIVRELRLPRAAAAFACGGLLALTGALMQVLLRNPLAEPYVLGVSGGAATGALTAMLMMWPLWTVQAGAAGGALFSMVLVATLARRDLLHPQVQGGHHEAGSRLLLTGVILAAGWGALITLILSVAPEARLRGMLFWLTGDLGGTASYGLALGALALAVLLAMPMARSLNAMLMGETVAQALGVRVGAVRLSVFVLASLAIAVAITSAGSIGFVGLVVPHLVRLAWGNDQRLMLPASALLGGTLLMAADLVARTVIAPAQLPVGVITALLGVPTFLFLLLRRPR from the coding sequence ATGCGCCGCGCGCTAGCCATCTGGCTGATGCTTGCCGCCGCCGGCGTGGCGGTGTTCCTGCTGTCGCTGGCGGTGGGCAGCGTGCCGTTGTCGGGTGCGCAGGTCTGGCACGCGCTGTGCGGCGGCGCCGACGATACCGCTGGGGCCATCGTGCGTGAGCTGCGGCTGCCGCGCGCGGCCGCGGCGTTCGCGTGCGGCGGCCTGCTGGCGCTGACCGGCGCGCTGATGCAGGTGCTGCTGCGCAATCCGCTGGCCGAGCCCTATGTGCTCGGCGTATCGGGCGGCGCGGCCACCGGTGCGCTCACCGCCATGCTGATGATGTGGCCACTGTGGACGGTGCAGGCCGGCGCGGCCGGCGGCGCGCTGTTCTCGATGGTGCTGGTGGCCACGCTGGCGCGGCGCGACCTGCTGCATCCGCAGGTGCAGGGCGGGCATCATGAGGCCGGCTCGCGCCTGCTGCTGACCGGCGTGATCCTGGCCGCCGGCTGGGGCGCACTGATTACCCTGATCCTGAGCGTGGCGCCCGAGGCCCGGTTGCGCGGCATGCTGTTCTGGCTGACCGGCGACCTGGGCGGCACCGCCAGCTACGGCCTTGCGCTGGGTGCGCTGGCGCTGGCCGTGCTGCTGGCCATGCCGATGGCGCGTTCGCTCAATGCCATGCTGATGGGCGAGACCGTGGCGCAGGCGCTGGGCGTGCGTGTCGGCGCGGTGCGCCTGTCGGTGTTCGTGCTGGCCTCGCTGGCGATCGCGGTGGCCATTACCTCGGCCGGCTCGATCGGCTTTGTCGGGCTGGTGGTGCCGCACCTGGTGCGCCTTGCCTGGGGCAATGACCAACGCCTGATGTTGCCTGCCTCGGCCTTGCTGGGCGGCACGCTGCTGATGGCGGCCGACCTGGTGGCGCGCACGGTGATTGCGCCGGCGCAGTTGCCGGTGGGCGTGATCACAGCGCTGCTGGGCGTGCCGACCTTTCTCTTTCTCCTGTTGCGCAGGCCGCGCTGA
- a CDS encoding TonB-dependent receptor plug domain-containing protein, translating into MRSSSYRSSRPALPARHKTAPVSVSRQVCATPVALLALLAVCAPGAAMAQASEAAAVQPAADAQLAPVVVSANRTAQPITEALPHTTVVTQQDIVNSQAIDLRSLLRTQAGVEFAANGGLGSNTTLFMRGANGNQTLILIDGVRVSSASSGTAQLSNILPDQIDHIEIVRGNVSALYGSDAIGGVVQIFTKSGAGQAPAANAQIEYGSNNTRQGTVGYGGQVGDTSFNITGSAIKTDGFSAINTKQQPKANPNDNPYDNKSVSGQVKHRFTSDWDAGVTAYYSKSKLSYDSTTGKPTDVWWMNSELYTVSAFVNGKITRDWSTHFKVAQSEDRSENTKNGLFDSRFNTRNRQYTWQNEYALAPTHTLLFGTEYLQQEFDSSSYAAPNRNVTSVFGGYDGRLGKHQLQLNVRNDHYSDFGSQASYFAGYGYNLTNAFKLIANASNAFRAPTFNELYYPGYGQPSIKPERAKSFELGAQYNTDAAGLLRVTAFETRYDNLITSALQPNGLYLAQNVNKAKVQGIEASWRAKLMGTDVGASITFQNPVDEQSNTQLLRRARRHAAFDVGRQFGAFRLGGEWIISSTRMDSGSRTLGGYGIVNLNARYNIDKQWFVAARVENLFDKNYQLAYPFNTQGRAGFVTLGWRQK; encoded by the coding sequence ATGCGCTCATCGTCTTACAGGTCGAGCCGTCCGGCATTGCCGGCGCGCCACAAGACCGCCCCCGTTTCTGTCTCCCGACAAGTTTGCGCCACGCCCGTCGCCTTGCTGGCCCTGCTCGCCGTGTGCGCGCCCGGCGCCGCCATGGCTCAGGCCAGCGAGGCTGCCGCCGTGCAGCCGGCTGCTGACGCGCAGCTTGCGCCGGTGGTGGTCAGTGCCAACCGCACTGCCCAGCCGATCACCGAGGCGCTGCCGCACACTACCGTGGTGACCCAGCAGGACATCGTCAACTCGCAGGCGATCGATCTGCGCTCGCTGCTGCGCACGCAGGCCGGCGTGGAGTTTGCCGCCAATGGTGGCCTGGGTTCCAATACCACCCTGTTCATGCGCGGCGCCAACGGCAACCAGACGCTGATCCTGATCGATGGCGTGCGCGTCTCGTCGGCCAGCAGCGGCACGGCCCAGTTGTCGAACATCCTGCCCGACCAGATCGACCATATCGAGATCGTGCGGGGCAACGTCTCCGCGCTGTACGGCTCGGACGCGATCGGCGGCGTGGTGCAGATCTTCACCAAGAGCGGCGCGGGCCAGGCCCCGGCGGCCAACGCGCAGATCGAGTACGGCAGCAACAATACGCGCCAGGGCACGGTGGGCTATGGCGGCCAAGTTGGCGACACCTCATTCAATATCACCGGCTCGGCCATCAAGACCGACGGCTTCTCGGCCATCAACACCAAGCAGCAGCCCAAGGCCAATCCCAACGACAACCCCTACGACAACAAGAGCGTTTCGGGCCAGGTCAAGCATCGGTTCACCAGCGACTGGGACGCCGGCGTCACCGCCTACTATTCGAAGAGCAAGCTCTCCTACGACAGCACGACGGGCAAGCCTACCGATGTCTGGTGGATGAACAGCGAGCTTTACACGGTATCCGCCTTTGTCAACGGCAAGATTACCCGTGACTGGAGCACGCACTTCAAGGTGGCCCAGAGCGAGGATCGCAGCGAGAACACCAAGAATGGCCTGTTCGACAGCCGCTTCAATACACGCAACCGCCAGTACACCTGGCAGAACGAATACGCGCTGGCGCCCACGCACACCTTGCTGTTCGGCACCGAATACCTGCAGCAGGAGTTCGATTCCAGCTCCTATGCCGCGCCCAACCGCAACGTGACCTCGGTGTTTGGCGGCTACGACGGGCGCTTGGGCAAGCATCAGTTGCAGCTCAATGTGCGCAACGACCATTACTCGGACTTCGGCAGCCAGGCCAGCTACTTCGCCGGCTATGGCTATAACCTGACCAATGCGTTCAAGCTGATCGCCAACGCCAGCAACGCCTTCCGCGCGCCGACGTTCAACGAGCTTTACTATCCCGGCTACGGCCAGCCGAGCATCAAGCCCGAGCGCGCCAAGTCGTTCGAGCTGGGCGCGCAATACAACACCGATGCCGCCGGCCTGCTGCGCGTGACCGCGTTCGAGACCCGCTACGACAACCTGATCACCTCGGCGCTGCAGCCCAACGGCCTGTACCTGGCGCAGAATGTCAACAAGGCCAAGGTGCAAGGCATCGAAGCCTCCTGGCGCGCCAAGCTGATGGGCACCGACGTGGGCGCGAGCATCACCTTCCAGAATCCGGTGGATGAGCAGAGCAATACGCAGCTGCTGCGCCGCGCACGCCGCCATGCCGCCTTCGACGTGGGCCGCCAGTTTGGCGCCTTCCGCCTGGGCGGCGAGTGGATCATCTCCTCGACGCGCATGGATAGTGGCTCGCGCACGTTGGGCGGATACGGTATCGTCAACCTCAATGCCCGCTATAACATCGACAAGCAATGGTTCGTGGCCGCCCGTGTGGAAAACCTGTTCGACAAGAACTACCAGCTCGCCTATCCCTTCAACACGCAGGGACGCGCCGGCTTTGTCACGCTGGGCTGGCGTCAGAAATGA
- a CDS encoding cell division protein ZapA, producing MSNKQVEVNIAGQSYRFAIAADNEAALLEAVALVDGQMTRLKGGVSSKGVERVAVMAAISIASDLLSLKRKQQEDGAIPVDAVRARIRELNERADEALRQYAHVGTNSPVPRN from the coding sequence ATGAGCAATAAGCAAGTCGAAGTCAACATTGCCGGCCAGTCCTACCGGTTCGCCATTGCCGCCGACAACGAGGCCGCGCTGCTGGAGGCCGTGGCACTGGTAGACGGCCAGATGACCCGGCTCAAGGGCGGGGTATCCTCCAAGGGCGTGGAACGCGTTGCCGTGATGGCCGCGATCAGCATCGCCTCGGACCTGCTCTCGCTCAAGCGCAAGCAGCAAGAAGATGGCGCGATTCCCGTTGATGCAGTGCGTGCGCGCATTCGCGAGCTGAACGAGCGCGCGGACGAAGCCCTGCGCCAGTACGCGCATGTGGGCACCAATTCGCCCGTGCCGCGCAACTGA
- a CDS encoding EVE domain-containing protein — protein sequence MSRSTQANAAARARQYWLMKSEPDEASIDTLAQRGTLPWTGVRNYQARNFMRDGMQIGDGVLFYHSSCPQPGIAGLAEVSSQPYPDPTQFDPKSDYYDAAAKPDAPRWMLVDVRFIGKGPLISLADLRAHDELADMVVLRRGNRLSITPVTPAEWRFITTRLMR from the coding sequence ATGAGCCGATCCACGCAAGCCAATGCCGCCGCGCGCGCCCGCCAGTACTGGCTGATGAAGTCGGAACCCGACGAGGCCAGCATCGATACGCTAGCCCAACGCGGCACCTTGCCTTGGACCGGCGTGCGCAACTACCAGGCCCGCAACTTCATGCGCGACGGCATGCAGATCGGCGACGGCGTGCTGTTCTATCACTCCTCCTGCCCGCAGCCCGGCATTGCCGGCCTGGCCGAGGTCAGCTCGCAGCCCTACCCCGATCCCACCCAGTTCGACCCGAAGAGCGATTACTACGACGCCGCCGCCAAGCCGGATGCGCCGCGCTGGATGCTGGTTGACGTGCGCTTTATCGGCAAGGGCCCGCTGATCTCGCTGGCCGACCTGCGCGCGCATGACGAACTGGCCGACATGGTCGTGCTACGCCGCGGCAACCGGTTGTCGATCACGCCGGTGACGCCGGCCGAATGGCGCTTCATCACCACGCGGCTGATGCGCTAG
- a CDS encoding sulfite exporter TauE/SafE family protein produces MSFSLIPGLLLLGAFTGFCAGLLGVGGGMMMVPFLTLLFTALAFPHEAIVHMAIATSMATILFTSLSSVRAHHKRGMVRWKLVLALAPGILIGGMIGGGKVFAALKTSWLSLLFAVFVGFSAWQMLRNRKPAAHRQLPGTPGMLGAGGVIGFLSSLVGAGGGFVSVPFMTWCNVPIHNAVATSAALGFPIAVASVIGYVWSGLGQTGLPAGSLGYIYLPALAVIAVASVLTAPLGARTAHRMDVAQLKKVFACLLFSLSAYMMWKAWHAF; encoded by the coding sequence ATGAGCTTTTCCCTGATTCCCGGGCTGCTGCTGCTCGGCGCCTTTACCGGCTTCTGCGCCGGCTTGCTGGGCGTAGGCGGCGGCATGATGATGGTGCCCTTCCTCACGCTGCTGTTCACCGCCCTGGCCTTCCCCCATGAGGCCATCGTCCATATGGCCATCGCCACCTCCATGGCGACTATCCTGTTCACCTCGCTGTCCTCGGTGCGCGCCCACCACAAGCGCGGCATGGTGCGATGGAAGCTGGTGCTGGCCCTGGCGCCCGGCATCCTGATTGGCGGCATGATCGGCGGCGGCAAGGTCTTCGCGGCGCTCAAGACCAGTTGGCTGTCGCTGCTGTTCGCTGTATTCGTAGGCTTTTCGGCGTGGCAGATGCTGCGCAACCGCAAGCCCGCTGCGCACCGGCAACTGCCGGGCACGCCGGGCATGCTGGGCGCGGGCGGCGTGATCGGCTTCCTGTCCAGCCTGGTGGGCGCGGGCGGCGGCTTTGTCTCGGTGCCGTTCATGACCTGGTGCAATGTGCCAATCCACAACGCCGTGGCCACCTCGGCCGCACTCGGGTTTCCCATCGCGGTGGCGAGCGTGATCGGCTATGTGTGGAGCGGGCTGGGCCAGACCGGGCTGCCGGCCGGCTCGCTCGGCTACATCTACCTGCCTGCGCTGGCGGTGATCGCGGTTGCCAGCGTGCTGACCGCGCCGCTGGGCGCGCGCACCGCGCACCGCATGGATGTCGCACAGTTGAAGAAAGTCTTCGCCTGCCTGCTGTTCAGCCTGTCGGCCTACATGATGTGGAAGGCCTGGCACGCGTTCTGA
- a CDS encoding SIMPL domain-containing protein (The SIMPL domain is named for its presence in mouse protein SIMPL (signalling molecule that associates with mouse pelle-like kinase). Bacterial member BP26, from Brucella, was shown to assemble into a channel-like structure, while YggE from E. coli has been associated with resistance to oxidative stress.): MKHLLAATLLGTTAMVAAAQGGGPTHEPAPAGVLSLSAQAATEVPTDVVHLTLAAEQEGAEPGAISSALSVKTADVIAQAKRTNGVQAQSGGFTIYPSNDKNGRISTWRGRAEVILESRDFTAVSKLAGQLASQMQVQNISFSLSREARQAAETRLTEQAVASFRDKAQATTKLFGYGSYTIREVQVGEVGAVQPMPRMYAAKAMMADSAPVPVEGGKAQVTVTVNGSVQMLK, from the coding sequence ATGAAACATCTGCTTGCCGCCACGCTGCTCGGTACTACCGCCATGGTTGCCGCCGCCCAGGGCGGCGGCCCGACCCACGAGCCGGCCCCTGCCGGCGTGCTGTCGCTGTCCGCCCAGGCCGCCACCGAAGTGCCGACCGACGTGGTGCACCTGACGCTCGCCGCCGAGCAGGAAGGCGCGGAACCGGGCGCGATCTCCTCGGCGCTGTCGGTCAAGACCGCGGACGTGATCGCGCAGGCCAAGCGTACCAATGGCGTGCAGGCCCAATCGGGCGGCTTCACCATCTATCCGTCCAACGACAAGAACGGGCGCATCAGCACCTGGCGCGGCCGCGCCGAGGTGATTCTGGAATCGCGCGATTTCACCGCCGTGTCCAAGCTCGCGGGGCAGCTCGCCAGCCAGATGCAGGTGCAGAACATCAGCTTCTCGCTCTCGCGCGAAGCCCGCCAGGCGGCCGAGACCAGGCTGACCGAGCAGGCCGTGGCCTCGTTCCGCGACAAGGCCCAGGCCACCACCAAGCTGTTCGGCTACGGCAGCTACACCATCCGTGAAGTGCAGGTGGGCGAGGTTGGCGCGGTGCAGCCGATGCCGCGCATGTATGCAGCCAAGGCCATGATGGCTGATTCCGCGCCGGTGCCGGTCGAGGGCGGCAAGGCGCAGGTCACCGTGACGGTGAACGGCTCGGTGCAGATGCTGAAGTAA
- a CDS encoding malonate--CoA ligase, producing the protein MNANLFALFESRFPADRSACCIETHDGLYYSWDDLDRATAKMANLLAALKLPEGARVAVQVEKSPEALFLYLATLRAGYIYLPLNTAYQEAEIDYFVGNAEPAVVVCSSANFGWVSKVAFRHGTKHVFTLDDDRSGSLLSRAAAQPDRFATVARGADELAAILYTSGTTGRSKGAMLTHGNLASNAKTLHAYWGWRSDDVLLHMLPIFHVHGLFVASHGALLAGAKMIWAPKLDMAQILKFLPRCTVMMGVPTYYVRMVQEPRFDDDTCRRMRLFVSGSAPLLMETFDAFRERTGHTILERYGMSETVMLVSNPYDAQDGERIGGTVGKALPGVSVRVVDGDGKPCAAGEIGNVEVRGPNVFKGYWRMPEKTQEEFTADGWFKTGDVGRFGGAIVSQAGERKVPDDYLTIVGRSKDLIISGGYNVYPKEIESFIDEMPGVAESAVIGVPHADFGEAVVAVVVGKPGASLDALSLIGGLKGRIANFKVPKRVHVVDELPRNTMGKVQKNVLRQQFGVL; encoded by the coding sequence ATGAACGCCAACCTGTTCGCCCTATTCGAATCCCGCTTCCCGGCGGACCGCAGTGCCTGCTGCATTGAAACCCACGACGGCCTCTACTACAGTTGGGACGATCTGGACCGCGCCACCGCCAAGATGGCCAACCTGCTGGCCGCGCTCAAGCTGCCCGAGGGCGCGCGCGTGGCAGTGCAGGTGGAAAAATCGCCGGAGGCGCTGTTCCTCTACCTCGCCACGCTGCGCGCGGGCTACATCTACCTGCCGCTCAATACCGCCTACCAGGAAGCCGAGATCGACTACTTTGTCGGCAACGCCGAGCCGGCGGTGGTGGTGTGCAGCAGCGCTAACTTCGGCTGGGTGTCCAAGGTGGCGTTCCGCCACGGCACCAAGCACGTCTTCACGCTGGACGATGACCGCTCTGGCTCGCTGTTGTCCCGCGCCGCTGCGCAACCGGACCGCTTCGCCACGGTGGCGCGCGGCGCCGACGAACTCGCCGCCATTCTCTACACCTCGGGCACCACGGGCCGCAGCAAGGGCGCCATGCTCACGCACGGCAACCTGGCCTCCAACGCCAAGACGCTGCATGCGTACTGGGGCTGGCGCAGCGACGATGTGCTGCTGCACATGCTGCCGATCTTCCACGTGCATGGCCTGTTCGTCGCGTCGCACGGCGCGCTCTTGGCCGGTGCCAAGATGATCTGGGCGCCCAAGCTCGACATGGCGCAGATCCTGAAATTCCTGCCGCGTTGCACGGTGATGATGGGCGTGCCCACGTATTACGTGCGCATGGTGCAGGAGCCGCGCTTTGACGACGACACCTGCCGCCGCATGCGCCTGTTCGTGTCCGGCTCCGCGCCGCTGCTGATGGAAACCTTCGATGCCTTTCGCGAGCGCACGGGCCACACCATCCTGGAGCGCTACGGCATGAGCGAGACCGTGATGCTGGTCTCCAACCCGTACGACGCGCAAGATGGCGAGCGTATCGGCGGCACCGTCGGCAAGGCGCTGCCGGGAGTGTCGGTGCGCGTGGTGGATGGCGACGGCAAGCCTTGCGCGGCGGGCGAGATCGGCAATGTGGAAGTGCGCGGCCCGAACGTGTTCAAGGGCTACTGGCGCATGCCGGAGAAGACGCAGGAGGAGTTCACCGCCGATGGCTGGTTCAAGACCGGCGACGTGGGCCGCTTTGGCGGTGCCATTGTCAGCCAGGCTGGCGAGCGCAAGGTGCCAGACGATTACCTGACCATCGTTGGCCGCAGCAAGGACCTGATCATCTCCGGTGGCTACAACGTCTACCCCAAGGAGATCGAGAGCTTTATCGACGAGATGCCGGGCGTGGCGGAAAGCGCCGTGATCGGCGTGCCGCATGCCGACTTCGGCGAGGCGGTGGTGGCGGTGGTGGTTGGCAAGCCTGGTGCCTCGCTGGATGCGCTGAGCCTGATTGGCGGGCTCAAGGGCCGCATTGCCAATTTCAAGGTGCCTAAGCGCGTGCACGTGGTGGATGAGTTGCCGCGCAACACCATGGGCAAGGTGCAGAAGAACGTGCTGCGCCAGCAGTTCGGGGTGCTGTAA
- a CDS encoding enoyl-CoA hydratase/isomerase family protein, which yields MSGTVAFAREGNVATVTLSHAGKLNAISVAMWRALAQGFADLSADPSLRCVVVRGADGNFAAGADIAEFPEERGDAAALRRYHEAVIAPALAAIAGCLHPTLAMIEGVCVGGGLEIACHCDLRIAAADSRFGVPINRLGFPMAPGELTGLLALAGRAVTLEILLEGRVFDAAEAREKGLLTRVVPAAALDDEVAAAVKRIVAGAPLAARINKQSIRRLAPAPAPLTAAELDAHFRYGDSADHAEGVAAFLARRPPRFSGQ from the coding sequence ATGAGCGGCACGGTAGCGTTCGCGCGTGAGGGCAACGTGGCCACGGTCACGCTGTCCCACGCTGGCAAGCTCAATGCCATCTCCGTGGCGATGTGGCGCGCGCTGGCGCAGGGCTTTGCGGATCTTTCCGCCGATCCCTCGCTGCGCTGCGTGGTGGTGCGCGGCGCCGATGGCAACTTTGCCGCTGGCGCCGACATTGCCGAGTTCCCCGAGGAGCGGGGCGATGCCGCCGCGCTGCGCCGTTACCACGAGGCGGTGATTGCGCCTGCGCTGGCGGCCATCGCGGGCTGCCTGCATCCGACGCTTGCCATGATCGAAGGGGTTTGCGTGGGTGGCGGGCTGGAGATCGCCTGCCATTGCGACCTGCGCATCGCCGCCGCCGACAGCCGCTTCGGCGTGCCGATCAACCGCCTCGGCTTTCCCATGGCGCCTGGTGAGCTGACCGGGCTGCTGGCCCTGGCGGGCCGCGCGGTGACGCTGGAGATCCTGCTGGAGGGCAGGGTGTTCGACGCCGCCGAGGCGCGTGAGAAAGGGCTGCTGACGCGCGTGGTGCCGGCAGCGGCACTCGACGACGAAGTTGCCGCGGCCGTCAAGCGCATCGTGGCCGGCGCGCCGCTGGCCGCCCGCATCAACAAGCAGAGCATCCGCCGCCTGGCGCCGGCGCCCGCGCCGCTCACCGCGGCGGAGCTCGACGCGCATTTCCGCTATGGCGACAGCGCCGACCATGCCGAAGGCGTGGCGGCATTCCTGGCGCGCCGGCCGCCGCGCTTCAGCGGTCAATAG
- a CDS encoding Bug family tripartite tricarboxylate transporter substrate binding protein, which yields MNRRQFQLAGLACALGAGLGAVAPVAQADTWPSKPITVIVPFPAGGGTDAFARPLTAQLSKQLGKQFVIDNRGGAGGTVGASIAAKGAPDGYTVFIGGAHHAIAPSFYKKLDYDIEKDFIPITVIAQPPQVIVVNPAKVSASTLGELIAYAKKNPGKLNYASAGNGSSHHLAGELFKLQTKTFITHIPYKGAGPALSDLIAGQVDMDFDGLGSSAQHIRAGRIKALAVASTKRSAAFPNVPTAAEAGVPNYEVSTWYAMWVPKGTPKDIVDRLYTEVEKALNTPEIKQIWLANGSDTPAFTQEQFAQFQHAEIKRWATVVQQSGAKID from the coding sequence ATGAATCGTCGTCAGTTTCAACTGGCAGGGCTGGCTTGCGCGCTGGGCGCGGGTTTGGGCGCGGTAGCGCCCGTGGCACAGGCCGACACCTGGCCGTCCAAGCCGATCACCGTGATCGTGCCGTTCCCGGCCGGCGGCGGCACCGATGCCTTCGCCCGCCCGCTGACCGCGCAGCTTTCCAAGCAGCTCGGCAAGCAGTTCGTGATCGATAACCGCGGCGGCGCTGGCGGCACCGTGGGCGCGAGCATCGCGGCCAAGGGCGCGCCTGACGGCTACACCGTTTTCATCGGCGGTGCGCACCACGCCATCGCACCGTCGTTCTACAAGAAGCTCGACTACGACATCGAGAAGGATTTCATCCCCATCACGGTGATCGCGCAGCCGCCGCAGGTGATCGTGGTGAACCCGGCCAAGGTCTCCGCCAGCACGCTGGGCGAGCTGATCGCCTATGCCAAGAAGAACCCTGGCAAGCTGAACTACGCATCGGCCGGCAACGGCTCGTCCCACCATCTGGCGGGCGAGTTGTTCAAGCTGCAGACCAAGACCTTCATCACGCATATTCCCTACAAGGGGGCAGGCCCTGCGCTGTCCGACCTGATCGCGGGCCAGGTGGATATGGATTTCGACGGTCTTGGGTCTTCGGCCCAGCACATCCGCGCCGGCCGCATCAAGGCGCTGGCGGTGGCATCGACCAAGCGCTCGGCCGCGTTCCCGAACGTGCCCACCGCCGCCGAGGCCGGGGTGCCTAACTACGAAGTCTCCACCTGGTACGCGATGTGGGTGCCCAAGGGCACGCCCAAGGACATCGTCGACCGGCTTTACACCGAAGTGGAGAAGGCACTGAACACACCCGAGATAAAGCAGATCTGGCTTGCCAATGGCTCCGATACGCCGGCTTTCACGCAAGAGCAGTTCGCGCAGTTCCAGCACGCCGAGATCAAGCGCTGGGCGACGGTGGTGCAGCAGTCCGGCGCCAAGATCGACTGA